The genomic interval TTCGCCCGAGTCGTGTAGCGGAAGGATGTGGGGATGGTGCAGCTTGGCGACGAGGTCGATCTCCCGGAGAAACCACTCCCGGCCAATGGCGGCCCCAACCTCCGAGTCGAAGACCTTGACGGCCACCGTCCGATGGTGCTTGTGGTCCTCGGCCAGGTAGACCGTGGCCATCCCGCCCCGGCCCAGGAGACCGACGACCTCGTAGACGCCAAAGCGAGTCCCCCTCGCTAGCGCCTGAGACTCCTGACGTGCGACCCACGAGACCAGCGGCGCTACGTCTGCAGCGACAGGCTGCTCGAGGAAGTGTTCGGCGTGTTCGGTTGCGGTGAGGAGGCGCTCGACTTCGGCGCGCAGTGCGGCATCGCCGGAGCAGGCCCTTTCGAAGAGCTCGGGACGATCCGTCGGATCGAGGTCGAGTGCCAGATCCACAACCCGGACCACCTCGTCCCACCGCGCCAGCATTGCGGCGTTCATGGTCGATAGCCGTTCGTGGACCCGTGGCTCATTGGTTCATTTCGAGGTAGAGCCAGCCCCGCGCCTTGGCCCAGTCGCGTTGGACCGTCCGGCGAGTCACTCCGAGCGCGTCAGCCGTCTCCTGCTCCGTGAGGCCACCGAAGTAGCGGCACTCCACCACTTGACTGAGCCGCCGATCCAGGGCCGCAAGCCGTTCGAGCGCCTCGTCCAGCGCCAGGAGCAGCTCACCGCGCTCCGCGGCTGGCACGTCGGCGTCCAGCGTGAAACGGATGCTCCCGCCCCCACGACGGGCGGCCCGGTTCCGGCGCGCGTAGTCGACCAGAATGCGTCGCATGGCCAGCGAGGCCAGCACGAGGAAATGGCCGCGATCGCGCCATTCGGCACGGGTCTGGTCGATCAGTCGGAAATACGTCTCGTGGACCAGGCCCGTGGTGCCGAGGGTGTGTCCTGGCCGCTCGCGCCGGAGTTGGGCGTGCGCGAGGCGCCGGAGATCCTCGTACACCATGGGAAAGAGCCGATCCATGGCCTGAGGGTCGCCGCCGCGCATTTGAAGGAGGAGGTCGGTGACCTCCCGGGTGTCGCCGGCCAAGGGCGGCGCGGGCTGATCCATGTCGGAGGGGTCCTGAGGAGGTTGGGGGAGCCCGCCAGCCAGGCCGGTGCCCTACCGGAAGATGCAGGCCGGAGAGGCGGGTCGCAACGGCTGTCCAGGGGGCCAATGTCGCTTCTCGCCGGAAAAGACCGCGTGTTCCGGTACAAGCAGCTCCGCACCCACTCCTACTGGAGATCCTGACCATGCGAGCCCTGGCATTGATCGGAACGGCGATCCTAGCGAGCGCCTTCGGCACCGGCTGCAGCCCGGAGTCCGGTCCCACTGCGGAGAACGGGTCCACTCTCGAGGCTGTTACGAGCAAGACGGCGCAACATTTCTCATCCAACACGCCGCTGGACGAGATCTTCTTCGATAGCCCTTGCAATGGTGAAGACATTCACATGACGGGGACACTGTCCGCCGAGGACACCTTCTACGGCACCACTGACTACTTCCTGCACCATGAACTTCAGGTCGTGGTCTCTGAAACGGGCACTGGTCTGACCACCGGCGCCACGTACAGTTCGCACGACGTCAATCACGAAAGCTTCAACTCGCCAACTCTTGAGGCGCCCAACCTAACCTTCACCTACGGCGAGACGTACTACTTCATCAGCCCGACCCCGGGGCTGTCTTTCAGAGGGCAGTTCGCCTTCCACTTCGTGGCCCTCCCGAGCGGCGAGTTCAAGGTGACCAGAGATGTGGGCTCGCTGGAATGCGGGCTTTGACGCTTGGAACGCGCCGCCTGACAGGGTCACGTCAATGTGGATACCGCCGTGGTCTTCCCGAAGCCTGGGGACTGTCTCGCTCCCGCCGCGAAGTGACGCAGAGCGTGGTCAAAGAGCAGGCGTATGGGCCAAAGCAGGGCATCGCCACCCAGAAAATGGAGGGCATCAACATGCGAACACTGTTACTGAAGGCAGCCGCAGCGGGACTGCCCCTATCACTGCTTCTCCTCGGCGCCGCCGGCGCTGCACCGTCCGAGGATCGAGTCCTTGTGTCAGGATCCGCGGCGCTCACTTACACCCACCACCAGTCCGTCGACGTCGCTGATGGTCCAGGTCATATACTCATGGTCGGGGAGGCCACAGGCACGAATGTCACTACCGGCCCTTCCGACTACATGGCAGCGGGAACGTCACCCACCAGGGCTACTTCACCGTCTCCAGCAAGGCCGGAAGCACGACGACCCAGTGGCATGGGAAGGTGAGCACCACTGTCGGGCCCGACAAGACGCCGAGAACGACCTTCGCCGGTACGTGGACCCTGGTTAGCGGATCCGGGAAGTACCAGGGCATACACGGCGATGGCACCTATCGGGGTCACTTCAGCTCGCCGACCGAATACACGGTGGAGTGGAAGGGTGAGTCCACGAAGTAGTGACACACCTGACTCG from Gemmatimonadales bacterium carries:
- a CDS encoding ECF-type sigma factor, with protein sequence MDQPAPPLAGDTREVTDLLLQMRGGDPQAMDRLFPMVYEDLRRLAHAQLRRERPGHTLGTTGLVHETYFRLIDQTRAEWRDRGHFLVLASLAMRRILVDYARRNRAARRGGGSIRFTLDADVPAAERGELLLALDEALERLAALDRRLSQVVECRYFGGLTEQETADALGVTRRTVQRDWAKARGWLYLEMNQ